The following DNA comes from Sebastes umbrosus isolate fSebUmb1 chromosome 8, fSebUmb1.pri, whole genome shotgun sequence.
tttttatttgtgttttagaatgtaaccgccatgaaacaatcagaaaataacattttatttccctgattcactgctttgttctcagtaacgctgctccctctcttcattcactctagaGCTTGCTCGAccatcacctctctctctctctccctctcggctCATTGAGCTCATGCGGAGTGGCCAATTTTGAATgtggtgtgtttacaaacaccaACCGACAACTTTTACATACTTTACCTTTAAGAACTCAAACTTTCTCGATAGCCTTTAAGAGAAATTTGATCATTCATGTCCTTCTTTTGCTTATTGACAACCATCACTTTTTCAAACAATTGCTCATGAGATCAAGCCACAAACTGGACTTTCATCTTTGATATTTAGcagtttcttaaaaaaaaattgttttaaatatggaCTTAATTGTGATAACCTCAGAgccctcttcacctcctcatcccctccctccctcccctgcaTCCACTACCTCACCCCAAAGGAGATATAGGCTCCTAAAACGGTACCAGCGATGCTGGCAAAACCTCCTGTCATCACAGCATGCATCTCAGAGAGAGTTAGGTCCCTGATGTATGGACGAATCAAGAGAGGTGATTCtgtctgaaagagagagacaaggacaAGGGCCTGGTTGATTTGTACTAATGGATATACGgattaatataattaaatcaGTGATTTgcttgatgtttttgtttattgtttaaacTGTTGGTCACCAGTCCCAAGAATATATTTCCAGCTGCAGCCATCGATTCTGCTGGAGATGTTCCCATGGCAACCTGCATTAAGAATccaatctgtgaaaaaaatcaaaggAAAATAACCGAACTGtagaaatatttaataaaaaacatacaaattagAAACAAAAACTATGGTCTTTGTgtcattattctcatttccaGTTACTTAGAGCAGTCATTATCTGTCTTTTACTCCTGGTTTGTAATAATTGATTTGCCATCAAATATTTCTCTCCGTCCATGCACTTTAACCTCCCACTTCCTCACCTTACCAACCAGCCAGGAcatgaagccaatgtggaagagGACGGAGATGACGGagcttaaaaaaatcaatattggcATCACCTGGAGAGTTCACAACAGTCCacaatcatcatcaacatcaacatcatcatcatcatcgtcatcatcatcatcatcatcatcatcatcatcatcatcatcatcatcatcatcatcatcatcatcctgagTATTATTgagtatgtttacatgctagcACTCCGATTTGAGTCTCATCTTGGTTTTGATCATCTTAAGAATATGACATTTACATGGAAAATGAGAAACCTTGTTATTCATatcttcatatatatatactgtatatatatatatatatatatacagtatatatacactgtatatatatgatttTAATAGTATCTATATGTTGGGGCTCTTCTTTTCGTATGATCCCTGGTTAGTTATAGTGGCAcctttcattttgtttgtcatttcttttttttatgatcaTATTTTTGGTTTTACTGACTATTAAAGTTGATTTAGCTAATGAAGCAGTTGCACACATTACAGACAGTGATCAGAAACTGTTTTCTGAAACCAGGATATGATGTCTACATGCCAAAACACATAACCTGGATATTACAGAAACCCAATCATAATTGGGTACTAATGTCCATATAAACACACTCATTTCTGTTCTTGTCACTGTTATGATTTCACTGTTACCATCATTCactcagtgtgtatgtgtttgtgtgcatcatATTGGTTTGTGTGTCATACCTTGAAGACGAAGAAGTGGTCTTTATAATTGGGACCAAACACAAACTTAGACCCAACATCTGTGTATGACAAAAACGTCTATACGGAGGAGATTTAGACTCATtagcaacagaaacagaaaacttTGAAACAATTGATTGTTTCTTTTGTAAGTACTGATGCAGCAGGTATGTTTGTGAATGTTTCAGAGCTACAGTAAccacaaaatgcaaaataagGACACAAGGAAGAAAAAGTTGGAAACAAAAGaaggaaacaaggaaatgaAATAGGACACAAGGaaacaaaaaagataaaaaaagggggaaacaaGGGACTGAAACAAGGAAACAAAAgaaggaaacaaggaaaggaaacaacacaaggaaacaaagaaaggagacaaggaaagaaaagaagtacacaagaaataaagagaaagaaactaggaaaggaaagaaggacacaaggaaatgaaaaatgaaacaatgaaacaaaaaaaggaaacaacagaaggaaacaaaaggacAATCCACTGAAAAAGatctatatttgtgtgtgtgtgtgtgtgtgtgtgtgtgtgtgtgtacctctaCTTGTTTTCCAACCCATGCAAATCCACGTACGCCAGATGTGGTCCTGAGGATCAGCACACCAAAGAGAAACTGTAGCCCGATCCCGCACAGCAAAGTTTGCCAACACCACTGCAACACACGTACAATACATGATTACTAAAATGACCGCCTCCGCAAACCAGTGAAGTTGCAGTTAATATCCATGTCTATCCAAATTCTGATCAGTTCATCATTGAGTCCtcgtggacgtttgtgccaaatttgaagaaattcacaccaggcgttcctgagatatcgtattcacgagaatgggacggacacaCGGCTGTTGCCGGCACTGAGGCATAAAAAGTGTGtggttactgtgtgtgtgtgtgtgtgtgtgcatccctTACCCTGAATGGGTGTTTGGAGAACAGCATCATTAAGAAGATGAGGAGCAGCAGACCAAAGAAAGACACAAGCTGTCTGGTCCCTCGCTGGGCTGTGTCCAGTGCCAGCCAGCACACCACGGCCACCAGCAGCAACGCGTACATTAtgctggacagagagagagtgacagatgTCAAAAACCAGAATCCATAGATAAAAATATAGAAACAGTTGTGCCAAAacttgaagaaattccctccaggcattcctgagatatcacgcccatgagaatgggacggatgtACACACGGACAGGGCATAAAATTGATTACTTGAAAGATGCTTGAAAGTTGTTTCAAGCATCCTGTAGAGGCGGCCTGAAGGACGGAGATGCCTCTGCACCAGCATCAGCCATGCCCGGAGGCATCATGTTTTCAGGTTTTCCGTCCCATTCTcttgaacacgatatctcaggaatgtctggaaggaatttcttcaaatttggcccAAGGATGAACTgcttagattttggtggtcaaaagtcaaggtcactgtgacctgaaaaaacatgtttttgtccatacctcaagaattcatgtgctaattatggcaatttcacacaaatgcctaacaggataaaatgatgaagtgattttggacagacatggatgtaaattgcaacttgactggttggcggagacaTACGACCGCGGCGGTAATCTCTGCTTCACCTTTCTACTGAGGTAAGTGCCCTTGAGCTAGTGCAATTACCTCACTTTATGTGCACTGTAGCACACAGCAGTTCTTCTCACACTTTGCCATCAACTGCTCTTGTGTCCTTTATCCTGCCCTGTTTGAATTCAGTGCTCATGCTGATTTAATGAACAATGAATTTCCTCAGTCTGAGGACATTGCCGTTGCCAGGAGACAAACTGTCTTGAACATTATATACATTAGTTACAGCTACTAAGAAGGATTTTTAGCATACTGACTCTACAATGGCTTTTCTACAGTGTCACCGCCCGTCATTTGATAAGGAAGGTGCACACCAGGTCAGGacaactgaaacaaaacatttctcaCCATCTGATCCAAAACCAGTTTCTGCTGAGAAGGTCTCTGATAGGAGAGAGCTCCTCCCACACCCAGTCGCCATAGCGTTCCATCAGCCAATCCCAGAACAGGAAGAATACGGTTACCAAGGCGATGACCAGCAGCCCGACAGCCCGGTGGAAGTTCAGGACACATGCCGCTATCACTATGGCAACGAAGCCTGAAACAAATTTAGTATTCATATGAATTATATCCAACAGAGCTGACATAATTTTCTTTTATCAGAACGATTCAAATCTTTACTTCCTCCGGTTAAAAAGACAGCAGGAAGTGTAGTTAATGTGAGGCCTGAAATTACTGGCGTGTGACACAGAGATCAACTGCACAGCCAAAAACTGAACACAAGTCTGACTTATCTCTGACTCTGGTACTTTCAAAATgctacacaaaaaaacaaatacaccaCGGTTTGATTTTTATCCATGAAGTCTGAACGCTCGTGAACATGTAAAAGGATAATTTCACATTTCAAATTCCTTCATTTcagttcttttattttttgtcttcttgtcttcaaatgaaatgatattgtgtgttttgatcTGTGACCTCGAATACCCTCTGACTGACAAATACTGAAAGGAAATTAGGACTGGGCGATacggccaaaatcttctatcatgaTAGGcctataggtcatttcatatctcgataatgaTATCACGATATAACATATTTTCTGTCAATTCAATCaataaatagtcaatatgaaataaccacatggtaaagtcttttttgtatactcctgtgtgaattaaatagttgacaaatgaaaagtattttctcattttaagaacttgagtacaaaatgaacataacagttttaagtgaaattattagaaaaataaataaatatcggcctagcctatatcacgattttatatatatagatatatctatatatctatatatatacacaatgaacatttttagattgttttgacaatatatatcatcatattttcCAGCcctaactgaactgaactgaattaaGATATGAATGCGACTATTCTGCAGACTTTTCATTGCATTTTACACAATTTTAGTGAACAGCAGATTATATTAGCCTGAGAATGGTGGAATTTCATATTTAGTATTTATATGAATGAAAAGTACAGGGTCAGTAGTTGAAGAATCCAAACAATTTATATTACGAGCTCCAAATCTTTTGTAGGAGGGTTCATCTTTTTGCGATCTGCAAAGTCCACTTTGGCGCATCATAAATATTGAAAATTAACAAAACGTATTTTTGGATATGCAGGATCAGAGGAAAACATTTGTATTTTGATAGGATGTGTTATGTTAAGTCAAATTCCACAAAGGTTGGAACCGTTGAGAcgttgtttgtgtttcacaGTACAAACTGATCTAAGCCTtagaataaatacatctatttaCAATGTTATTTTCAGGGAAAACCACACATATCtctaaaatatttgtaaaaaggACAAAAGGGTAATTATTAGACAGACTTGagagcaacaaaacaacaagttgtATAAGTCATAGCCTGCAGTATTTTCTGTTATTATCTCTggatcaatacagtatcacaatacaAGCTGGCATTgacaagtctgtgtgtgtgtgtgtgcgcacacactTGCGTCTTGTGTAGTCTGGACAGCCCCACAACGAACGAATACACACTCCACATGTGTTCTGATTAGCCATGGCTGGATTTTTCCATTAACAATCATAGCAATTGTGCAGTAAATTGCcctaaatagaaaaataaatctctCTCCAGTTTTCTCAATCTgttccacacatacacacgcacatgtTTACTTAGGTCACTTTTGGGGACATTACATAGACTTACATTCATTTCCTGGAGACTTACTCTAACCATAACCACTACTTGCCTAACCTTTACCTTAACCACTGACCCAAAAATCAGCTTTTTCCAAATTTGGGACACAGTATTTGCCCCAATTAACTGGTCTTTAGTCTGCAATGTGTCCCTGAAGTTAGCCCAAGTCAGgaacgcacactcacacacacacacacgcaaacacacgcacacacacacacacacacacacacacacacacacacgcacacacacgctcatgTCAATACGCTGCGAGGCGTAGAGCATGTAGTCCCATTACATACATTCTCTTAACCAGCGCAGCTAGTTTGCAAAGATAAACAGCCCTTCACACGCCTTTATGTGCACTGAAACCCCTAAAGCAAgactataaatacatttttcagtaTACTGTAAAAATCGAAAGTACCAAACAAAGAAAATCAGTTGTACAGAACTGGACACACTGTCTCCGATAAAATCTCAACATTAATGAGAGACTCTTTCATGCTGCAAATTTATGCAGAAAGACTTTGATACTCTTTGAGGCCCCCAGATGGAGACCTGCAACACACTGACGGTCCCAAGTTACACTTTAACGGATGCTAACAAAGATACTTTACCTGCTGCTAAAACCAGGTATATGATCAGGCGGATCTGGTCTTTGCGCTCTGCCAAATAGCCCTggaatgccagtatcttctttGGCAAGCTGGGCACACAAAGGGGGAGAAAGATAAGAGGGAAGATAAGGAGGGAGTTAATGTTGCATCAAAGGGGCAAGAGAAAGGCTGATGATTTAGAAGAAACTGAGAACATCTGACATGAAGAATGTGTgtttggcaaaaacaaaaaggcaacCATTTATGTTCGTCTGTCATTTTGTGATCATCGTCTGCAACATCGGCAGCACTGTCCACATGAGCAGAACTGTCCACATCAATGTATATCTGATCCCGctcctgtaacacacacacacacacacacacacacacacacacacacacagaggcagctTGAGGTGAAACAATATTAGGAATATGTTTAAACAAGGTTGCTTGCACAATGACTCATATTTACTTAGAACTTTGAGGCAAACTGGTTAACGGGGAGCTTCTTCTCTTGTGCACACTGAGCACATGTGTCTCTGCGTTGTGTTCTCTGCTTGAAGGATAGCCTACCAAGTCTAAAACCCACAGCACAGAATACCAAACCTTGTGCAGGTGATAGAGATGCTGCTCTTTAAGAAGCTATTGTAAGAAGATTCCCAAAAATATTTCAGTCATTTGAATCTTTTGGTATAAAGTTAGTAGCCTGAAATCTGCTTGATTAGCTAAGCTAATGGGCTGATTCAGTAAAAAACAGCAGAGATGTTGTTTAAACACAGATACATACAAATAAAAGGTTCCTTTTACTCTTACTCAAGAATAGCTTGAGAAACAAGTCTTCCCTACCTCTGACTCAAAAGCCTTGTTGTCTTTCAAGCTTTTTAGACTCTTCTTCTCTATTCCATCTAGCTCCATTCTCTTGCTCTTCACCTATTTTCAAACACTTGCCAGACGTACTGAGCGTCTCTTTTAAGGCTCACCTGTCCTATCCTTGTCCCCGCCCATCCCCCATCCTCCTCAAATGTGTTGAGAGAAATTGCcatattttctgtctgtttgtctttctttctttgtggacacagagagggaaacacacatttatgactACAGTCTCTGTTAGTTCACTCCAACTGATGTCTTGTCTAGCTGTCATCAAGTTAAAGGTCATTAAGGGATtagttcaacacacacacatgcaagttAATGTATAAGGTTGAGTCATGTAGGGGCTATTCAGTTGCAAGCAGGAATAAGGACCAAATACCAGTCAGCATGACATGACCGCTCTCTTCTCTTTCACCCCTCCAGCCCTGAAAGAACACTCTGTAATGGTACAATGTCCCAGTGTTTGCAATAGAGTCTCATTCCTGACttgagttatttttttacagaaacACTCCCTGGTAACATTGTGTTGTTTCTATGTAGATGTGTCTCATAGTTCTTAAGTGTCCTAGCAGCCACTAGAGAGCACTAGTGTATAATTTCTCAGGACCATAATACACACACGGCTGGTATGTAGAGGTTAGAACAGGTTCACATGAGTCCACatgacaatatttatttatattgggTGACACAATGGGAGCTCTCATTCAAAGCTAATCACTGAGTTATCAAAACAATTAGGTATAGAAATTAGAGAACGTGTTACATCCGATCATAGTAGAATATAACCTTAATAATGAAGAACACTCCACAAAGATTACTGTAATTTGACTTAAGCAATAACAATAAGACATTACTCCCTTCCAAATGCAGTAGGCCAGGCATCTGTCTTGCATTTGGTCGGCCGGATTTCCAAAACCATTTTTCTCGTGGGAGTGGGGTAACAGTTAAGTTCAGGAAGGTGAGTGTCATTCAGTCACgtttaaatgaaaacaaaa
Coding sequences within:
- the LOC119493650 gene encoding solute carrier family 28 member 3-like isoform X4, coding for MELDGIEKKSLKSLKDNKAFESEERDQIYIDVDSSAHVDSAADVADDDHKMTDEHKCLPKKILAFQGYLAERKDQIRLIIYLVLAAGFVAIVIAACVLNFHRAVGLLVIALVTVFFLFWDWLMERYGDWVWEELSPIRDLLSRNWFWIRCIMYALLLVAVVCWLALDTAQRGTRQLVSFFGLLLLIFLMMLFSKHPFRWCWQTLLCGIGLQFLFGVLILRTTSGVRGFAWVGKQVETFLSYTDVGSKFVFGPNYKDHFFVFKVMPILIFLSSVISVLFHIGFMSWLVGKIGFLMQVAMGTSPAESMAAAGNIFLGLTESPLLIRPYIRDLTLSEMHAVMTGGFASIAGTVLGAYISFGVDATHLLTATVMSAPGSLAVAKMFWPETETPSVTDSHIRKINHGDSKNLFDAVSKGASCAVGLVASIVANILSFLAVLAFIDAVLSWLGGMLDCPQLSFSLICSYVLMPLSFMMGVSWEDSYIVAELIGKKTFINELVAYLQLSELINRRKAGGPEYVDNVKQYISVHSEAIATYALCGFSSIASLGITIGSLSSLAPDRQNDIASCAFRALIAGSVSNFMTACIAGMLYIPDLPCPHFLSTEFINTNVTSSSQLVTCCLQLYKSAEEIYTTMGGRIKVDRWSGCKKH
- the LOC119493650 gene encoding solute carrier family 28 member 3-like isoform X3, yielding MELDGIEKKSLKSLKDNKAFESEERDQIYIDVDSSAHVDSAADVADDDHKMTDEHKCLPKKILAFQGYLAERKDQIRLIIYLVLAAGFVAIVIAACVLNFHRAVGLLVIALVTVFFLFWDWLMERYGDWVWEELSPIRDLLSRNWFWIRCIMYALLLVAVVCWLALDTAQRGTRQLVSFFGLLLLIFLMMLFSKHPFRWCWQTLLCGIGLQFLFGVLILRTTSGVRGFAWVGKQVETFLSYTDVGSKFVFGPNYKDHFFVFKVMPILIFLSSVISVLFHIGFMSWLVGKIGFLMQVAMGTSPAESMAAAGNIFLGLTESPLLIRPYIRDLTLSEMHAVMTGGFASIAGTVLGAYISFGVDATHLLTATVMSAPGSLAVAKMFWPETETPSVTDSHIRKINHGDSKNLFDAVSKGASCAVGLVASIVANILSFLAVLAFIDAVLSWLGGMLDCPQLSFSLICSYVLMPLSFMMGVSWEDSYIVAELIGKKTFINELVAYLQLSELINRRKAGGPEYVDNVKQYISVHSEAIATYALCGFSSIASLGITIGSLSSLAPDRQNDIASCAFRALIAGSVSNFMTACIAGMLYIPDLPCPHFLSTEFINTNVTSSSQLVTCCLQLYKSVTVYEPWNVTIGGGFNQSSLQRCCTLIHPTPFNCSLVL
- the LOC119493650 gene encoding solute carrier family 28 member 3-like isoform X1, which encodes MELDGIEKKSLKSLKDNKAFESEERDQIYIDVDSSAHVDSAADVADDDHKMTDEHKCLPKKILAFQGYLAERKDQIRLIIYLVLAAGFVAIVIAACVLNFHRAVGLLVIALVTVFFLFWDWLMERYGDWVWEELSPIRDLLSRNWFWIRCIMYALLLVAVVCWLALDTAQRGTRQLVSFFGLLLLIFLMMLFSKHPFRWCWQTLLCGIGLQFLFGVLILRTTSGVRGFAWVGKQVETFLSYTDVGSKFVFGPNYKDHFFVFKVMPILIFLSSVISVLFHIGFMSWLVGKIGFLMQVAMGTSPAESMAAAGNIFLGLTESPLLIRPYIRDLTLSEMHAVMTGGFASIAGTVLGAYISFGVDATHLLTATVMSAPGSLAVAKMFWPETETPSVTDSHIRKINHGDSKNLFDAVSKGASCAVGLVASIVANILSFLAVLAFIDAVLSWLGGMLDCPQLSFSLICSYVLMPLSFMMGVSWEDSYIVAELIGKKTFINELVAYLQLSELINRRKAGGPEYVDNVKQYISVHSEAIATYALCGFSSIASLGITIGSLSSLAPDRQNDIASCAFRALIAGSVSNFMTACIAGMLYIPDLPCPHFLSTEFINTNVTSSSQLVTCCLQLYKRCVYVCNTDNFLPVIIYLLLCCVASFTQLHRYFLLSLCSYKNITNSCFRMNTADGEKRYCDSVSVCACIFYLQCDGV